Within the Dechloromonas denitrificans genome, the region GGCACGGATGGGTTTCCATGAACAGCCCGGAAATGCCGACGGCGACCGCCGCCCGTGCCAACACCGGGACGAACTCGCGCTGGCCACCCGACGTCGTACCCTGGCCGCCCGGCAACTGCACGCTGTGCGTCGCATCGAAGACGACCGGGCAACCGGTTTCGCGCATGATCGCCAGGCTGCGCATGTCGGACACCAGGTTGTTGTAGCCGAAGGAAGCGCCGCGTTCGCAGACCATGATGTTGTCGGCGCCATCATTCACTTCGCGCGCCTTGTCGACGACGTTCTTCATGTCACCCGGCGCCAGGAACTGGCCCTTCTTGATATTCACCGGCTTGCCGCAGGATGCGACAGCGTGGATGAAATCGGTCTGGCGACAGAGAAAGGCCGGCGTCTGCAGCACGTCGACAACGCTGGCGACCGCGGCGATCTGGTCGATGCCATGGACGTCGGTCAGCACCGGCACGCCGATCTGCCGCTGAACTTCGGCGAAGATCCGCAGACCTTCGTCAAGACCGAGGCCGCGCACCGATTTGCCGGAACTGCGATTGGCCTTGTCGTAGGACG harbors:
- the kdsA gene encoding 3-deoxy-8-phosphooctulonate synthase encodes the protein MKLCGFEAGLDQPLFLIAGPCTAESEQLCLDVAGHMKEVCARLGINYIFKASYDKANRSSGKSVRGLGLDEGLRIFAEVQRQIGVPVLTDVHGIDQIAAVASVVDVLQTPAFLCRQTDFIHAVASCGKPVNIKKGQFLAPGDMKNVVDKAREVNDGADNIMVCERGASFGYNNLVSDMRSLAIMRETGCPVVFDATHSVQLPGGQGTTSGGQREFVPVLARAAVAVGISGLFMETHPCPEKAWSDGPNSWPLARMESLLTTLLALDKAVKTAGFEELK